The following nucleotide sequence is from Zingiber officinale cultivar Zhangliang chromosome 10A, Zo_v1.1, whole genome shotgun sequence.
ATGTTGAGTTGGCGGCCATTAATTGCCTACGTGGCACACACAAGCTTTTCATAGCGTTTGTGTCCGTTTACGAAACTATGGAACAGAGGAAGGAGACAGAGGGAAACCTTGCATCTCTAAGATCTTCTTTGCGATCTTCCGAGTGCAGGCTGGCCAGTGCATTTGAAGTTGGAATGAAGTTACAACAATCTTTGGCGGCAGAAAAATAGCAAAAAGTttagagaaaaggagaagaagagatcgAAGAGAAAAAAAGAGATGAGCGGATTGAGGATTTTGCTGAGGAACCTCTTCTTtcttgtcttcttcttccttcctcctcgtctttcttcttcttcttcagctgATCTTTTGCTTTAGGTTTCTTCTTCCCTGGCTGTGGAGGTGGTAGAGGAGTCAGTAGCTGCACTTTCTTGTCGGTTTCCCTCTCGAGATGCTCCACAACCTTTAAAGGATTGGCCACGGCCTTCTTCCCTTTCACCACCACCTTCTGGGCTCTCCAGTCTCTCGCCACCTCCGCCACCCCTGCTGCCATGGAACATCGATCGTTTTCAGAGGAGATGTTGAAGGTCGAAGCTCATTGTAGAATCGTTGTACCTTCGTAGCTCTTCAAGACCATCTGATCTTCCTAGCGCAGCCGTTGTAGTGCATGGACACGCGCAGCTCGATCTCCTCCGGAGGCGACAGTGGTTCCTTCTTTGCCTGCTTGCCCCCTTGTTTCTTCGCCTTCTTCCCGTTGCCGCCCTTGGCCTTAACTTCCACCGAAGCTTCTACTATTTTCTCCCCATAGCCTTCCGTGTCCCCTTCCCCGCTGTTGCCCTCGGACTCCTCTTCCTCCGAAGGCAGAGGCGACTTCACATTTTTctcgccttcttcttcttcctcctcttccttatcATTGCCCTTGGCCTTCTCATCCTCAGGCGTCGCCGCCGAAGTCCTTCTCTCCCCCTCCAGCTTCTCCTCCTCCTGCTCCACCGACCCTGGCGTTGGAGCCTGCAGGGGTCGGTGGGAAGGCGACATCGGGGGAAGGGCGAttgagaggaggagaagggagaatgGAGGATCGGCGTAAGTTTAGGTTTggcattttttatgttttttttttccacgTGAAATGCGGGAGAAGTGGcggtttttaatgttttttccagGTAGGCAATTAATGACTGCCAACTCAACCATTACCGGTCAAAATTTCCAATTTTAAAGAAaaggattaaaattaaaaaatattataagttaTAGGACTAAAAATGAAAATTAATCCTCAACAGGACTAAAATTAGAAAAAACATAAGTTACAGGACCAAAATAATTTTCTCCTTTCTTGCTTTCTATTTACTTGGCGAAGCATTTTGATAGTCAATGGAAGAACAGAGGCGGTTCTCTTCGTTGTCCGAACTCTGCTCTCAAACTCCTACAGGTAGTTAATTATTAATTACCTCGGGTGTTCTCTACTTACATTGCAAAGAGAATTAAGAGAGATGATTGAGTATGAGTTTGTGTATTGTTCTCGTTGAGCGGAGGAGAGCAGGAGGAGGCGCAGGTGAAGTTTTTAGAGATCATCGGAGAATGATGAGGCGAAGAAGAGGCGGCTGAGCGATGCGCAGGTGAAGTTTTTAGAGATGGGCTTCCAGAAGGAAAGGAAGCTGGAGTCGGGGCGGAAGGTGCATCTCGCCGCCGAGCTCGGCCTCGACCCCAAGCAGGTCGCCGTCTGGTTCCAGAACCGCCGCGCGCGCCACAAGAACAAGCAGGTGGAGGAGGCCTACGCCGAGCTCAAGTCCGCCCACGACGCCGTCGGCCTCCAAAAATGCCTCCTTGAATCCCAAGTACTGAATTATTAGAGAAGATTTTAGAGTTTTTGACTTCGATAAAGTTAACATAGGCATCAATTGGCGCAGGTGTTAAATTTGAAGGAGCAGCTTTTTGAGGCGAAGGAGGAGAAAAGGAAGCTGTCGTTGGGGATCAACGGAGGAGCTTCCGGCCTCAGCAACGTCACCGCCGCAGGCGGCGGCAGCAGCAGCCCGAGCTCATCCTTCTCGGTCGTCGGAGACCTCggcttggaaggagtagaaggcGACTTCATGTACGCGCACCAGCAGGAGCACGACTTCAACAAATACATGATGGACTGGGCAAACTCTTACGgtgtttaattaattaagtacATGTCTAATCTGTCAATTATTGCTATTATTAAGGCCATAATCTACCCTTGTAGATTAATCAATCTCTCTAAACTCTGCTAAATCATTTCACTCCACACAATGATAGGAATTCCTAGTGCATTAGCTAGTACGGCTGCTATGTTCTTTTCCAGTACCCTTGATCTCCTTTAAAGTTGTAGAAAAGTGAATTAATTATGTTGTCCAAGTCCTCGTTAATCCAGCAAGTTCTGCAAATTCTATGGATGAacgatataattttaattagttcagttaaTTTTGGCCTGCTTTGGCACGGTGAGGAAGCAAGAAGAGATTCAAGGAAAGCTGCTGCTGAACTGCATGGCGTGAGATGGACAGTGCAAGGCTCGATGATATTTCGGGAATAATTTACTCAAGAGTCATTTTCTAGCTCTTGACTCTGAACGAGATGATAGAGACAGAGTTTGGCTGATAAGTTAGTGCTAGTGCATTTGTTGTGAGGAAGAAGTGAAAAGTTGCTCAGTTTGCTTGCAAGTTACAACTTTGACGTGCCAACAAaagagaattatatatatatatatacttgggcAACACGGGTAGAGCCAGGTATAGGACTAGCCAGGTATAGGACTACCTGGGCTATAGTCTGGGTGCTCAGCggggataaaaagaaattttttttaaatttatcatagaaaaaagggaaaaaacaagaagaaagaaaagacaagCTCGGGCGTCAGCATCAACATCGCCATCGGCGTTGCCGCTCATGGCCTGACTCCACCATTGCTAGGCGACCCTTATAGTTTCGAGCGTCCGAGTACATCCCTGAGTATTCTAATTCTCAAAATTAAATCAAGACATCCGGAGTTGTGACAGTTATCCAAGAGTATGTATCAAACGGGTGTACAGActaatattcttatatatatacaaTTTTACTATCATGCACATCCTTATATGTGTTGAGTGTGGAAGCATAGATATTTAGAGGAAAAGAGATTTTCTATTCAAATGAGAGTTGCTACAGCACACTCAACTTTTACAATTTCTCTTGCTCTCCTTACCTCAAGTACTTTTCATGTTCGAATTTATAATGAGAATGAAGCATGATACATTAATTAAAGTCAGTCAACTATATTAACTCTTGGTAAATTACCAACGAGATCTTCTTTCCCATAGTTTGACCATGCAATTGTAGTTCTTCTATTTCCCATAGCTTGACCATGCAATTCCAGATTTCCAAAGATTACTCATTAATACTATTCAATATCCCCTCTTAATTTGTAATCTTGAGTTGCTTCTTGAATTTGTTAAACTTATCAATTGTAACAGCTTTGGTCATGATGTCTGCCGGTTGATCATCTATCTTGATAAACTTCATACATATTTCTCCTTTATTAACTAAATCTTTAATGAAGTGATGTCGCAGTTCAATATGCTTGGATCTAGCATGGAACACTGGATTCTTTGTCATTACAATTGTCGACATGTTATCACAATGAATTATTGTTGGTTCATCTtgcttaaattttaaatctttcaaaattcttCTGATCCAAACAGCCTCACAAGATGCATCTGTTGTAGCTATATATTCTGCTTCTGCTGAAGATAATGCTACAGATTTTTGCTTCTTTGAACTCCAAGATATCACATTTGATCCTAGGCAAAAAATATATCCAGAAGTGTTTTTTCGATCATCAATCGATCCTGCCCAATCACTATCTGTGTACCCAATAAGCTTGCAATTGTTTTCTTTTTTGAACTCAATGCCATAACCCTTTGTACCTTTAAGGTATCTTAAGATCCTTTTTGCTGCTGTCAAATGAACTTTGCTtggtttatttaaaaatttagatagcAAACTTACTGAATGTGTGATATCCGGCCTTGTATTGAGATAGATCAAGGAACCAATTAATTTCCTGTAGAGAGTGGAGTCAACCTTTTCACTATCatcattaatttgaaaattttcatttgACGCCATAGGAGTAGAGACCGGCTTGCATTGgcttatattaaattttttaagaagATCCTCAATATACCTTTCTTGATATAGAAAAATGTTTCTAGGTCTTTGCTGGACTTGAATTccgagaaaatatttcataaGCCCAAATctgtcatttcaaaatctttcatcaTTTGATTTTTGAACTCTTCCACCATAGCTTTATTGGTTCCAAAGTAAATGAGATCATCGACATAAAGGCATACGACCAAGAAGTCATATTTAATTGTCTTTACATAGAGTGATGATTCACTTGCGCTTCGATCGAAGCCATTTTCAATGACATAATTGTTGATTTTGCTATTCCATGCTCGGGGTGCTTGTCGTAACCCATATAATGTCTTCTTAAGTCGAAAAACCCTGGCTTCTTTCTTTTTGATCTTAAAACCTTCAGGTTGACCAACATATACTTCCTCTTGAATTTCGCCATTCAAGAATGTTGATTTTACATCAAGTTGGAAAACATTTACCTCCAAATGAGCTGCTAAGGCTAAAGCCGTCCGAATTGTTTCTATCCTTGCGACTGGAGCAAATGTTTCTGTGAAGTTGATTCCCGGTTGTTGAGAATATCCTTTTGCGACGAGTCTAGTTTTGTGTTTTTAAATTGACCCATCTTcgttgtatttatttttaaagatCCATTTTAGACCAATAGTTTTCTTTCCTTTGGGCAAGTCAACAAGCTCCCATGTTTTGTTTTTCTGAATTGTGGATAGTTCATCATGCATTGCTTCTATCCAACATTCTTCTTTTGATGCTTCTTCGAAAGTTTGAGGTTCACAAGAGAACAACCCAACCTCAACAGAATCATATATTTCACTTAGTAGTCTGATTTTTTTTGGGGGACTTTCAGAGTCACTTTCTTCATTAATTGTAGAAAATTCTattgtaggaattggatcaatattGTAGACTGAGATGGGCCAGGTTGAGATGTCATTTGATTATCAAACTTTAATGATCCAGAGTTGTCAACTTcttttcctttccaatcccaAGTAGCATTTTCATCAAAGATAACATCTCGAGATATAGTAAGTTTGTTTGTTGATGGATCTCATCACTATAGCCAATAAAAAGAAGCTTCTTCTGATCAAACTTTTCACGATGTTGCGATGGTATAAGTGCATATGCAATGCTGCCGAATATTCTGAAATGATCAATTCCTGATTTTTTCTTGTACCAAgcttcatatggtgttttatttctGACAGCTTTAGTTGGTGATCGATTCAGAATATATATAGTTGTATGTATAGCTTCTGCCCAATAAAGATTTGGAATTCCCTTACCTTTGAGCATACTCCTTGCCATTTCCACAGCTTgttggtgcaaactgcaccagaatcaaacctgagttttgatgttgtcaaaggttcaagttaagtcttattatgatctaacaagttgactgagtgtgcaggatgtttactcaaccgggaaatacctagttggaggctaggcaggagaaatcttagcagatcgtggaactcaggtgaaagtccaagagggtcgaggggacccgaagctTGGCGGTATGATTGAGAGatttggaggaccgaagatcaaagaaaaagtcttggggagccgatcaaggctgagtgaaaagtccgaactagatctggaggatctaagtttggcaggtaggttgaggtaaacaaactggaggagcgacagtgaggtcgggttcccgaagggaataaccttaggtcactgatccaactgaagaaaccagaaatgtttccaagttgagatcaagacagttctactgtcttttatactaatattattactgtgctaatatctattttgcaggattattatctaacattattttgcaggttcgactcgatcggtcgaccgaacaggaggatcggtcgaccgaaccaggtcaaCTCAAAATAGGTATTACTAGTTCAGATCAAAACAGAGTTCAGTCCGATCAaagtttgatcggtcgaccgaatcataggatcggtcgaccgaaccatggtgactcagcataggactgttggggttgcaaggttgcaaacatagtcccacattgaaaacacatggaaaagatcatgggtttataagagaaaagatatctccattggcatgaggccttttgggtagagcccaagagcaaagctatGAGGGCCTAggaccaaagtggacaatatcatgccattgtggagatatctaaattcttttcgatccaacaattggtatcagagtctggattgtcagaaggactaaccgccgactgtgcacaagagctatgatctgattgagccatgtgggtacaatattgaccttgaacaaagaaatggaggctcctatgttcggatcaagaagaccagacaccagacaggaagtcctagttgcggctaggcaaagaagtcctagtaggtcgggtggaccgaggggcaggaagacctggtgggtcgaggatcagacgtaggaagcctgtggtcctttgtttgagggggggattattagggttgcaaggttgcaaacatagtcccacattgaaaacacatggaaaagatcatgggtttataagagaaaagatatttccattggcatgagcCTTTTGGATAGGCCCAAGAgcaaaaaccatgagggtttaggcccaaagtggacaatatcatgccattgtggagatatctaaattcttttcgatccaacaaggaCAGCTCACCAGCAccgatcagaagcaaaaggaaagaagggttgatcggtcgacgaaaccagaggaccggtcgaccgatccaatcagcattaaacaacattaaaagaagatctctggcagatttcgacgaacaaggaaaaagcttgttcggtcgaccgaaaggaccgttcggtcgactgaaccattaaagaccagtaaatgcaaaagattgagccagcttcggacttcagccaggaaggaagggagcgggttcggtcgaccgaacagtgggatcagtcgaccgaatgtcCAGTATACCTATAAATGaaggctcgaagtcagaggctCAGCAACTCTTTCTGATCTATTCAAGTGCCCTTCTGCAAGTTGCTCGTGCTACGAATTTTCATCAATCCTCCAAAGCTACTCTATCCGACTGAGCTTCGATTTTCAACTACTCTTATCGGTATATCTTATTTTTGTACTGCACTTAATTTtctgtaagatagtaggagtgttactatcttacacttTTGTATCGGTACAATCCACTTCTTTCCTAGGATTTTGGAAATAAGGGTtttagtgatttgcccatcggtgtggtcaaggatcgcgggccttcgagtaggagtcgagctaggctccgaacgaagtaaacaacctTGTCCccttcttattttccgctgcacgattctgtttaaaagaaaaagaaaagttttaaagaaagcgatattcaccccccctctatcgctctcaatcgatctatcaattggtatcagaacctcGTTAGCTCTGAATTTcttaaccgtttttcaaagcattttaaaaccttttcttttcttttagaataattcttttattctttattcttcaagcactactaatcccaggatgaaagtcttggaaatatttttctgtTAATTTTTGTCTTACAAGGATGAACTCGTATAAAGAAGGATACAGTACTGTTCGAccccactattcaaaggagaatatttcagctactggaagaatagaatggag
It contains:
- the LOC122026223 gene encoding heavy metal-associated isoprenylated plant protein 7-like; this encodes MSPSHRPLQAPTPGSVEQEEEKLEGERRTSAATPEDEKAKGNDKEEEEEEEGEKNVKSPLPSEEEESEGNSGEGDTEGYGEKIVEASVEVKAKGGNGKKAKKQGGKQAKKEPLSPPEEIELRVSMHYNGCARKIRWS
- the LOC122026222 gene encoding homeobox-leucine zipper protein HOX12-like, whose product is MGFQKERKLESGRKVHLAAELGLDPKQVAVWFQNRRARHKNKQVEEAYAELKSAHDAVGLQKCLLESQVLNLKEQLFEAKEEKRKLSLGINGGASGLSNVTAAGGGSSSPSSSFSVVGDLGLEGVEGDFMYAHQQEHDFNKYMMDWANSYGV